A single window of Ischnura elegans chromosome 8, ioIscEleg1.1, whole genome shotgun sequence DNA harbors:
- the LOC124163534 gene encoding juvenile hormone esterase-like — protein sequence MGAPPHSALLLLAGCHLLCFGTAHDAHGPVVQTPMGAVRGSTMPSRSGDTIYAFRGMRYAKPPVGELRFKPPVPARDRWQGVKNATEDAVACHQAGNFIGGPTNEDCLFINVYTKRIPNRESRPRTPVLFFIHHGAWFSSSGQSNVVGPRYLMDEDIVLVTFNYRLGALGFLSTGDSVVPGNNGLKDQLLALKWVHENIESFGGDPNQVTIYGYSAGSASVQFLMASPRAAGLFHRAISSSGSALSGYAIARDPMKYVRRQAEIMNCPHDERASATQMVECLRGKDAEELSQTYFQHVEWMNDPGVIFAPVIESVGSSDEPLITEEPEILFQTGNYAQVPWLTGTTNNEMMEKAAAILQNETLFEDFAENFERVAPISLYYERGSASSLRKSRRLKDFYFPNGRITKDSFQHITDLYTDGVFLHGADRSVKLISSSSRSPVYYYQYTYRGRFGHMPLEPGMDKPRGAVHHDDLIHVFWGSDIFPFFDDTYPEAVTSKRLVRMWANFARTGNPTPETGSSHDGLVSVNWLPFTPSGLAYLDIGDELVMQRALRQERAAVWEDIYPLRRAPNNRRSSTNRKH from the exons ATGGGAGCGCCTCCTCACTCCGCACTGCTGCTGTTGGCCGGCTGTCACCTGCTGTGTTTCGGCACTGCCCACGATGCCCACGGCCCCGTGGTGCAGACGCCGATGGGTGCTGTCAGGGGCAGTACGATGCCTTCTAGATCTGGCGATACTATTTATGCGTTCCGAGGGATGAGGTACGCCAAGCCGCCCGTGGGAGAGCTCCGATTTAAG CCCCCTGTGCCTGCTAGGGACAGATGGCAAGGTGTCAAGAATGCCACCGAAGATGCTGTCGCTTGCCACCAAGCTGGCAATTTCATAGGAGGACCCACAAACGAAGACTGCCTCTTCATCAACGTCTACACGAAAAGG ATCCCCAACAGAGAAAGCAGACCCCGAACTCCAGTATTATTCTTCATCCACCACGGAGCATGGTTTTCCTCGTCAGGCCAAAGCAACGTCGTCGGACCAAGGTATTTGATGGACGAAGACATTGTGCTGGTGACATTCAACTACAGACTCGGCGCTTTAG gatttttaaGCACTGGAGACTCGGTCGTCCCTGGAAACAACGGTCTCAAAGATCAGCTTCTCGCGCTAAAATGGGTCCATGAAAACATAGAAAGCTTCGGAGGTGATCCGAACCAAGTCACTATATACGGCTACAGCGCTGGATCTGCAAGCGTACAATTCCTAATGGCTTCCCCGAGAGCAGCAG GTCTTTTCCATCGCGCTATTTCCAGCAGTGGCTCTGCCCTCTCCGGTTACGCCATTGCAAGGGATCCAATGAAATACGTGAGAAGGCAGGCTGAGATCATGAACTGTCCCCACGATGAAAGAGCCTCGGCGACGCAAATGGTGGAATGCTTGAGGGGAAAGGACGCCGAAGAATTATCCCAGACATACTTCCAGCATGTG GAATGGATGAACGACCCGGGGGTTATTTTTGCACCAGTGATTGAATCAGTGGGAAGTTCGGATGAACCTCTTATCACGGAGGAACCGGAGATTCTCTTCCAGACCGGGAATTATGCACAGGTGCCTTGGCTGACTGGGACCACTAACAATGAGATGATGGAGAAGGCAGCAG CAATTCTACAGAATGAAACTCTCTTCGAAGACTTCGCGGAAAACTTCGAAAGAGTGGCGCCCATTTCTCTCTACTATGAACGGGGGTCTGCGTCATCATTAAGAAAGAGTAGAAGGCTGAAGGATTTCTATTTTCCCAACGGCCGCATCACCAAGGACTCATTTCAACACATAACAGAT CTCTATACAGATGGAGTATTTTTGCATGGCGCAGATCGCTCCGTTAAACTCATATCCTCATCAAGTAGATCACCAGTTTACTATTACCAATACACATACCGCGGCAGATTCGGTCATATGCCACTGGAACCAGGAATGGACAAACCAAGAG GGGCTGTGCACCATGACGACTTGATACACGTCTTCTGGGGCTccgacatttttccatttttcgatgaCACATATCCAGAAGCTGTCACATCGAAGCGGCTCGTTCGAATGTGGGCCAACTTTGCAAGGACTGG GAATCCCACTCCTGAAACAGGGAGCAGCCATGATGGACTAGTATCAGTCAATTGGTTACCATTCACTCCATCTGGACTTGCGTATTTGGATATCGGCGACGAACTCGTGATGCAGAGAGCCCTTAGGCAAGAAAGAGCCGCCGTTTGGGAAGATATATACCCTCTAAGAAGGGCACCCAACAATCGCCGATCATCTACTAATAGAAAACACTAA